The genomic segment CGTCTTTTTCGTGGAACAGTTTGACTGCCATGGGTAAGATCCTCCTTAGTATGTGAAGCTGGGAAATATAGGCGACCCTCATGGAACGGGCGTCCCAAGGGAGAACCGCATTCGCGCGGCGCGAGGCCGACTCATGGTACAAGCCTTGTCCGCGAAAGGGAGTTCTCCCCTCGAACACCCGCTCCTGGGATAGCGGATGAGAATAATAATGCCGGTGGCGGCTTCGCGGCAGCGCTTTGCTTAACGTGCGCTGCCCCGCGCCATCGCCGTAACGCCTGTCCGCGACAGCTCGCGGATGCCGTACGGCTTAAGCAGCTCGATCATGGCGTCGATCTTGTCGGTATCGCCGACGACCTGGACGATCAGGCTGTTCGGGCTGATGTCCACGACGGCCGCACGGAATGTGTCGACGATGCCGAGAATCTCGGGCCTGGCAGCAGGATCGGCGCCGACCTTGATTAGGCCGAGCTCGCGGGCGACCATCGGACTGCTGCCGATATCCACGACTTTAATGACGTCGATAATCTTGTATAGCTGCTTTTCGATCTGCTCGAGCGTATGGTCGTCGCCCTTCGTGACGATGACCATGCGGGACAAGCCCGGCTCCTCGGAGGTTCCGACGGTAATGCTCTCGATATTGAAGCCACGGCGTCCGAACAGGCCTGACACCCGCTGCAGCACGCCGGGCTGGTCGTTCACGAGAATGGCGATCGTATGTCTGGTGCTCATTCGTCATCCCCCATCAGCATTTGATCGATCGTGCTGCCCTGCGTAACCATCGGATAGACGTTCTCGCCCTTGCGGACGACGAACTCGACGACGGCAGGACCGTCATGCGCGAGCGCCGCTTCCCAGGCCGAGCGGGCCTCGTCTTTGTTGGTTGCGCGGAAGGCTTTGACGCCGTAAGCCTCTGCCAGCTTGACGAAATCCGGACTGCCGGCCAGGTCGATGTGGCTGTAACGATTGTCGTAGATGAGCTCCTGCCACTGACGGACCATGCCGAGCACCTGATTGTTCAGGATGGCGACCTTGACCGGAATGTTGTTGATCGCGCAGATCGCGAGCTCCTGCGAGCACATCTGCATGCCGCCGTCGCCGTTGATCGATACGACCGTGCGGTCCGGGTTGCCCATCTGAGCGCCGATCGCCGACGGGAAACCGAAGCCCATCGTGCCGAGGCCGCCGGAGGTGACCCAGGAACGCGGCTTGTTGAACGGATAGTACTGCGCCGCCCACATCTGGTGCTGGCCGACGTCGGTCGTGACGATCGCGTCGCCGTGCGTCGTCTCGTGAATCATCGATACGACCCACTGCGGCTTAAGCTCCTCGTCCGAATCCTTGTACGCAAACGGCTTAGCCGCCTTGCGCTCGGCGATCAGCGCGCGCCAGGCATCGGCCTTGGACGCGTACTTGGCACCGGCGATCGCCTGCTGCAGCACGGCCTTGACGTCGCCGACGATCGGGATGTCGGTCGGTACGTTCTTGCCGATCTCCGCAGGATCGATGTCGACGTGCACGATCTTCGCGTTCGGCGCGAAGCCATTGAGCTTGCCCGTCACGCGGTCGTCGAACCGCGCGCCGATGTTGACGAGCAGATCCGACTCCTGGATCGCCATGTTGGCCGTCCAGGTACCGTGCATGCCCGGGAAGCCCATATGAAGCTCGTGTCCGCTAGGGAACGCGCCGAGGCCGAGCAGCGTCGTCGTAACCGGGATGCCGGTTTTCTCGGCAAAAGCCAGTACTTCCTCGTGAGCGCCGGAGTATACTGCGCCGCCGCCGATCAGCAGCACCGGACGCTCCGCCTGCTCGATCGCGCGCAGCATCTTGTCGACCTGCTGCTTGTTCGGCTGGACGGTCGGGTTGTAGCCGCGAAGCTTCACTTCGGTGTGCGGCTTGAACAGCGCCTTTTCATTGGAGACGTCCTTCGGAATGTCGATCAGGACGGGGCCCTTGCGGCCCGAGTTGGCGATATGGAACGCCTCGTGAATGATGCGCGGCAGATCCTCGGCCTTGCGCACCAGATAGCTGTGCTTCGTGATCGGCATCGTAATGCCCACGATGTCCGCCTCCTGGAAGGCGTCCGTGCCGATCAGCGTCGTCGCGACGTTGCCGGTGATGACGACCAGCGGCACGGAATCCATGTACGCCGTCGCGATGCCGGTGACGAGGTTGGTCGCGCCCGGGCCGGACGTTGCGATGCAGACGCCGACCTTGCCGGTGCTGCGCGCATAGCCGTCCGCCGCGTGAATCGCACCCTGTTCGTGACGGGTGAGCAGGTGATTGAAGTCTTCGAAGCCGTACATTGCATCGTAAATATACAGAACGGCGCCGCCCGGATAGCCGAATACGCAGTCGACACCTTCGAGCAGCAGGCTGCGCAGCAGCATCTCGGATCCCGAGATGACCTCTTGCTTGCCCCATTTCTCGATCAATTGTTCCTTGGACTTCAGCGTGGCACTGTTCGCGACCATCCTTCATCCTCCTTAATGAATCTTCTATTGAATCAGTATGCTGCAAATCAAAAATAAAAAAGCCTTTCGTCCGAACGTCTGCTAGACGTTCAGGGACGAAAGGCTGTTCCTTCCGCGGTACCACCCGGATTCGCGCGCGATCTCGCAATCGGCGCCTCATCAAGTATGCCGCCGTTCCGAGCGCTCGGAGGACGTCCATACTTCAGGCGCGATAACGTGCGCCATTCCGAGACTCCTTAATAAGCTGCATGCAGCCGTTCTGGAGACCAGCTCCGAGGAGACCTTGCGTACAGGGTTATCGGCATCGGTCTCAGCAATCCCGACGCTCTCTGAGCGATAGTGCCCACCCGCATCTTCCTCTTCAACGCTGTTCAAGATGAATCAATGTAGTACTCATTATATGCTCCGGTGAAGCGTTAGTCAAGACAAGGATTAAAGTCTCGGACAAATCCACTTTTGACCAGTCAAGCCAACCGATGTTACCGCTTATATCCATAATCCCGTCAGCCGGCGCCAGTAGGATCGAGC from the Cohnella hashimotonis genome contains:
- the ilvB gene encoding biosynthetic-type acetolactate synthase large subunit — its product is MVANSATLKSKEQLIEKWGKQEVISGSEMLLRSLLLEGVDCVFGYPGGAVLYIYDAMYGFEDFNHLLTRHEQGAIHAADGYARSTGKVGVCIATSGPGATNLVTGIATAYMDSVPLVVITGNVATTLIGTDAFQEADIVGITMPITKHSYLVRKAEDLPRIIHEAFHIANSGRKGPVLIDIPKDVSNEKALFKPHTEVKLRGYNPTVQPNKQQVDKMLRAIEQAERPVLLIGGGAVYSGAHEEVLAFAEKTGIPVTTTLLGLGAFPSGHELHMGFPGMHGTWTANMAIQESDLLVNIGARFDDRVTGKLNGFAPNAKIVHVDIDPAEIGKNVPTDIPIVGDVKAVLQQAIAGAKYASKADAWRALIAERKAAKPFAYKDSDEELKPQWVVSMIHETTHGDAIVTTDVGQHQMWAAQYYPFNKPRSWVTSGGLGTMGFGFPSAIGAQMGNPDRTVVSINGDGGMQMCSQELAICAINNIPVKVAILNNQVLGMVRQWQELIYDNRYSHIDLAGSPDFVKLAEAYGVKAFRATNKDEARSAWEAALAHDGPAVVEFVVRKGENVYPMVTQGSTIDQMLMGDDE
- the ilvN gene encoding acetolactate synthase small subunit, with protein sequence MSTRHTIAILVNDQPGVLQRVSGLFGRRGFNIESITVGTSEEPGLSRMVIVTKGDDHTLEQIEKQLYKIIDVIKVVDIGSSPMVARELGLIKVGADPAARPEILGIVDTFRAAVVDISPNSLIVQVVGDTDKIDAMIELLKPYGIRELSRTGVTAMARGSAR